A region from the Aegilops tauschii subsp. strangulata cultivar AL8/78 chromosome 5, Aet v6.0, whole genome shotgun sequence genome encodes:
- the LOC109763252 gene encoding acyl-[acyl-carrier-protein] desaturase 4, chloroplastic-like encodes MSMLMSFPHGLAMPAQAHPSWCRSRVATRAGRWACKPTATAHFDNTVTGTRAQEQAEAEVARTLNLSGWVEKQLLPLLTPVEDAWQPSDLLPCFSLTSAGRSAEQQQPPSMMMMTTEELQAQASGVPDDVVVCLVGNMVTEEALPTYMCVGNRVVGCSDDTGCSDLPWARWIRGWTAEENRHGDLLNRYLYLSGRVDMRQVERTVHHLLRNGMQMLRPSSPYHNIVYGSFQERATFISHTHTAKHAARHGDRCLAKICGVVAADEKRHETAYTKAAAKFFELDPDGMVRALAAVLRDKITMPGQFMTDGRDADLFEHFSAVAQRTGVYTARDYGDMVEHFVRRWKVADLGGGQLSVEGRRAQEYVCGLPRKIRRVEELAHDRAIKAAKDPEFARFSWVFDRSVCIRA; translated from the exons ATGAGCATGCTCATGTCTTTCCCGCACGGTCTCGCCATGCCGGCACAGGCCCATCCAAGCTG GTGTAGGAGCCGGGTTGCGACAAGAGCTGGGAGATGGGCCTGCAAGCCCACCGCGACAGCTCATTTCGACAACACGGTGACGGGGACGCGGGCGCAAGAGcaggcggaggcggaggtggcgCGGACTCTGAACCTGAGCGGGTGGGTGGAGAAGCAGCTGCTGCCGCTGCTCACCCCGGTGGAGGACGCGTGGCAGCCCAGCGACCTGCTCCCCTGCTTCTCCCTCACTTCAGCTGGCCGCTCGGCCGAGCAGCAGCAGCCGCCgtcgatgatgatgatgacgacggaGGAGCTCCAGGCCCAAGCCTCCGGCGTGCCGGACGACGTGGTGGTGTGCCTGGTGGGCAACATGGTGACGGAGGAGGCGCTGCCGACGTACATGTGCGTGGGAAACCGGGTGGTGGGCTGCAGCGACGACACGGGCTGCAGCGACCTGCCCTGGGCGCGCTGGATCCGCGGGTGGACGGCCGAGGAGAACCGCCACGGCGACCTCCTCAACCGCTACCTCTACCTCTCCGGCCGCGTCGACATGCGCCAGGTCGAGCGGACCGTCCACCACCTCCTCCGCAACGGCATGCAGATGCTCAGGCCGTCCAGCCCCTACCACAACATCGTCTACGGTTCCTTCCAGGAGCGCGCCACCTTCATCTCCCATACTCACACCGCCAAGCACGCCGCGCGTCACGGCGACCGCTGCCTCGCCAAGATCTGCGGCGTCGTCGCCGCCGACGAGAAGCGCCACGAGACGGCCTACACCAAGGCGGCCGCCAAGTTCTTCGAGCTCGACCCGGACGGGATGGTGCGGGCGCTGGCCGCCGTCCTGCGGGACAAAATCACCATGCCAGGCCAGTTCATGACCGACGGCCGCGACGCCGACCTGTTCGAGCACTTCTCGGCGGTCGCGCAGCGCACCGGGGTGTACACGGCAAGGGACTACGGCGACATGGTGGAGCACTTCGTGCGGAGGTGGAAGGTGGCGGACCTCGGCGGTGGGCAGCTGTCCGTCGAGGGGCGGCGCGCGCAGGAGTACGTGTGCGGGCTGCCGCGCAAGATCCGGCGagtggaggagctggcccacgaccgcGCGATCAAAGCCGCGAAAGACCCCGAGTTCGCAAGGTTCAGCTGGGTCTTCGACAGGTCTGTCTGCATCAGAGCCTGA